One Roseimaritima multifibrata DNA window includes the following coding sequences:
- a CDS encoding GDSL-type esterase/lipase family protein, which yields MNPSTNRFQRATLTALATALLFTFACGNLPAQTTDGERPTIITLGDSITKGVRPGVSANQTFASILGKEHGQRVLNVGIGGERTDQALKRLDKDVIALRPRFVLIMYGTNDSYIDKGKTESRITVAAYKKNLEELAGRLLLEGIEPILMTPPPLAPNAAVNGIGESPNISLQEFVKACRQVAMENDLPLIDLYEHWSDAEAAGTDLASWTTDGCHPNPVGHKEVAKLVLKTLRAIGTPNTKLVPIKIQLETVLKREDPKDPTLWFHPRLAIGNENEIVMTVQKFLGRSDHFSGLSTMQTKDFGKHWQGPTQHQGLDWVTEPEGINVAVADVTPGFHQPTGRFLAIGAQVRYSEDGKQLNDKKRSHQTAYAIRQPSGEWSSWKRLEMPEDEQFDFARSACAQWTIEDDGSLLLPFYIRSGNSAPFATTIVRCDFDGETIRYREHGEVLQLDVKRGLYEPSIIKYQGRYFLTMRNDLRAYVTVSDDGLNYRPIKAWTFDDGSDLGSYNTQAHWLETGKGLFLVYTRRGANNDHVMRHRAPLFVAQVDPDRLHLIRSTEKVAVPERGATLGNFGVASINDNESWVTVGEGHITDKVKEHGADGSLFLARVQAQATEPVAFTAMGCGPYSPAAEQALKKYIERENVDPSSRFIVHCGDIVPGKIKDWPESQYEKVADLLATGNRLPTFIVPGDNEWNDQVDPDRHWGYWQNHFMKFDERWDLPTGTEQVERQSTRPENFAFQMDQVLFIGINKVGGKVHDKEEWEKRLEQNGEWIAKQLTAHQDEVHSAVIFAQASASSKIGTFQESLVQAATEFEKPILYLHADGHQWMNEPGKYGANITRVQLDVVNGAFPPVQVQVTGNPDQPFVFDRRLDQRFDQAN from the coding sequence ATGAATCCTTCGACAAACCGCTTTCAACGTGCGACGCTCACTGCACTTGCTACCGCGTTGCTCTTCACTTTTGCATGCGGGAACTTGCCTGCACAGACAACGGATGGCGAGCGACCAACAATCATTACGTTGGGAGATTCGATCACCAAAGGTGTTCGACCTGGAGTCTCTGCAAACCAGACCTTCGCTTCGATTTTAGGCAAGGAACATGGGCAACGAGTTTTGAACGTGGGGATTGGTGGCGAGCGAACCGATCAGGCGCTGAAACGACTGGACAAAGATGTGATCGCCCTGCGGCCGCGTTTTGTTTTAATCATGTATGGCACGAATGACAGTTACATCGATAAAGGAAAAACCGAAAGCCGTATCACCGTCGCTGCCTACAAGAAAAACCTAGAGGAACTGGCCGGCAGACTGCTCCTGGAGGGCATCGAGCCCATCTTGATGACGCCTCCGCCTTTGGCGCCCAATGCAGCGGTAAATGGAATTGGCGAATCTCCAAACATCTCGCTTCAGGAATTCGTAAAGGCATGTCGCCAGGTTGCGATGGAGAATGACCTGCCACTGATCGATCTTTACGAACATTGGAGCGACGCCGAAGCGGCCGGGACAGATTTAGCAAGCTGGACAACCGATGGTTGCCATCCGAACCCTGTCGGACATAAAGAGGTTGCGAAACTGGTGCTGAAAACTTTACGAGCTATTGGGACGCCCAACACAAAATTGGTTCCGATCAAAATCCAGCTGGAAACGGTCCTCAAACGTGAAGATCCGAAAGACCCAACCCTATGGTTTCATCCACGATTGGCGATCGGAAACGAAAACGAAATTGTGATGACCGTTCAAAAGTTTCTGGGACGCTCGGACCATTTCTCCGGGCTTAGCACGATGCAGACCAAGGATTTTGGAAAACATTGGCAGGGCCCAACTCAGCACCAGGGACTTGACTGGGTGACGGAACCGGAAGGAATCAATGTTGCCGTCGCCGACGTGACGCCCGGATTTCATCAGCCGACCGGTCGCTTCCTGGCGATTGGCGCCCAGGTACGATACAGCGAAGACGGAAAACAACTGAACGACAAGAAACGATCCCACCAAACCGCGTACGCCATCCGGCAGCCCAGCGGCGAGTGGTCCTCTTGGAAGCGGCTGGAAATGCCCGAGGATGAACAATTCGATTTCGCTCGGAGCGCTTGCGCCCAATGGACCATCGAGGACGACGGTTCATTGCTGCTTCCGTTCTATATTCGCAGCGGCAACTCGGCCCCTTTTGCCACAACGATCGTTCGGTGCGACTTCGATGGCGAGACCATCCGCTATCGTGAACATGGTGAAGTCCTTCAGCTGGACGTCAAACGGGGACTGTATGAACCGTCGATCATCAAATACCAGGGCCGCTATTTCTTGACGATGCGAAATGACTTGCGTGCTTATGTCACAGTTTCCGACGACGGTTTGAACTACCGACCGATCAAAGCATGGACCTTTGACGACGGAAGCGACCTGGGCAGCTACAACACCCAAGCACATTGGCTGGAAACAGGAAAAGGCCTGTTTCTGGTTTACACACGCCGTGGAGCAAACAACGACCACGTGATGCGACATCGAGCCCCACTGTTCGTCGCACAAGTAGATCCCGACCGACTTCATCTGATTCGGTCGACCGAAAAAGTGGCTGTCCCTGAACGTGGAGCGACGCTGGGCAATTTCGGAGTGGCGTCCATCAACGACAATGAATCGTGGGTGACTGTGGGTGAAGGACACATCACAGACAAAGTCAAGGAACATGGCGCGGACGGCAGCTTGTTCCTCGCTCGCGTTCAGGCACAAGCGACCGAACCGGTTGCCTTCACGGCCATGGGCTGCGGACCTTATTCCCCTGCGGCGGAACAGGCATTGAAGAAATATATTGAACGGGAAAACGTCGATCCTTCCAGCCGATTCATTGTTCATTGTGGCGACATCGTGCCGGGCAAGATCAAAGATTGGCCGGAATCACAATATGAGAAAGTGGCAGACCTATTAGCAACTGGCAACCGATTGCCGACTTTCATCGTGCCTGGTGACAATGAATGGAATGACCAGGTCGATCCAGATCGCCACTGGGGTTACTGGCAAAACCACTTCATGAAGTTTGATGAGAGATGGGATTTGCCCACAGGGACGGAGCAAGTCGAGCGGCAGTCCACTCGCCCCGAAAACTTCGCGTTTCAAATGGACCAAGTCTTGTTTATCGGCATTAACAAAGTTGGCGGCAAGGTCCACGACAAGGAGGAATGGGAAAAACGTTTAGAGCAAAATGGCGAATGGATTGCAAAACAGTTGACGGCTCATCAGGATGAAGTCCATTCCGCCGTAATCTTTGCGCAGGCAAGCGCCTCTTCCAAGATCGGTACGTTTCAGGAATCTCTTGTCCAAGCCGCTACCGAATTCGAGAAACCCATTTTGTATCTGCACGCCGATGGCCATCAATGGATGAATGAACCGGGAAAGTATGGGGCAAACATCACACGTGTCCAACTGGATGTCGTCAATGGAGCTTTTCCGCCAGTACAGGTTCAAGTTACTGGAAATCCAGACCAACCATTCGTGTTTGACCGTCGGCTTGACCAACGATTCGACCAAGCGAACTAA
- a CDS encoding response regulator transcription factor, translating to MSVRILVIEDEPGIADFLVRGLAEEGYAVTHVADGNHAWLRLQSETWDLVILDWWLPGEDGLQILKRFRQKNRTTPVLFLTARDGISERVTGLDAGADDYLTKPFAFEELLARVRTLLRRQGQSESLHLEYQDIRIDLGQQRATRAEMPLDLTAKELSLLTMFVRHPGRVLSRTRIYETVWDENFDGMSNTLEVHVKDLRRKLEKNGPRVIQTRRGQGYILEMSQ from the coding sequence ATGAGTGTCCGAATACTGGTGATTGAGGATGAACCCGGAATCGCCGATTTCCTGGTTCGCGGTTTGGCCGAGGAAGGTTATGCGGTCACTCACGTCGCCGACGGCAATCACGCGTGGTTGCGACTGCAGTCGGAGACTTGGGATCTGGTGATTTTGGATTGGTGGTTGCCGGGCGAGGACGGGCTGCAGATTTTGAAACGGTTTCGGCAAAAAAATCGCACCACGCCGGTGCTGTTCCTGACCGCACGTGATGGGATTAGTGAACGCGTGACGGGACTGGATGCCGGTGCTGATGACTACTTGACGAAACCGTTTGCGTTTGAAGAACTATTGGCTCGCGTGCGGACGCTGTTGAGGCGTCAGGGGCAATCGGAATCGCTGCATTTGGAATACCAAGACATCCGGATTGATTTGGGGCAGCAACGCGCCACGCGTGCCGAAATGCCGCTTGACCTAACGGCCAAAGAATTGTCGCTGCTGACGATGTTCGTGCGGCATCCTGGGCGTGTGCTTTCGCGAACTCGGATTTATGAAACCGTTTGGGATGAAAACTTTGACGGAATGTCCAACACGCTTGAAGTGCATGTCAAAGATCTTCGTCGCAAACTGGAAAAGAACGGTCCACGAGTGATTCAAACACGGCGCGGTCAGGGATACATTCTGGAAATGTCACAATAA
- a CDS encoding sensor histidine kinase: protein MSLTNRVSVFFLAALGIILVVYSLVFYTVTRKHIDSQFAGELRDVLGSLVAAAEVEETEVKWQPLEHSIDFGVHDEFGEIQWAVFGDDHRIVEQSRSAGNDLFSLAATRAYLRIANTTNTVTTSNEGDLVLMGERVAAPRPVRLQRELDEFDQLTIVVGRSTVPRDAILFRLTSLVMLLPLLAWSIAAMLGRWVVSRALRPVAAMADQAQAITGKDFQSRLTHSDAGDELTELGTAFNRLLDRQQSAFEQQSRFTGDAAHELRTPITVLLGQIDVTLRRPRSEHEYRANLQLLRNQTQSLQEIVESLLFLARSNADSASPSLRNIALKSWLENQADTWSAHSRFSDLQLESRLEESTLVRATPALLGRVVDNLVFNAMKYGEAGTPVVVRSFEKDSQAVIEVGDSGPGIAEQDLPLLFDPFFRSSEARRRGIAGTGLGLAIASRITETLGGSLECASTLGQGSCFTLCLPVAN from the coding sequence ATGAGCCTTACCAATCGCGTTAGTGTTTTCTTTCTGGCCGCGCTGGGCATTATCTTGGTCGTGTATTCGTTGGTGTTCTACACCGTGACACGCAAGCACATCGATTCACAGTTTGCCGGTGAATTGCGTGATGTGCTCGGTTCCCTGGTTGCGGCCGCGGAAGTCGAAGAGACTGAGGTGAAGTGGCAACCGCTGGAACATTCGATCGACTTTGGCGTTCATGACGAATTTGGTGAGATCCAGTGGGCCGTATTTGGCGATGACCATCGAATTGTCGAGCAATCTCGGTCGGCCGGTAACGACTTGTTTTCTCTCGCGGCGACTCGGGCGTACCTTAGGATCGCCAACACGACCAATACGGTGACGACCAGCAACGAAGGCGATTTGGTGTTGATGGGCGAACGAGTGGCGGCGCCTCGTCCGGTTCGCCTGCAACGTGAATTGGACGAATTCGACCAGCTTACGATCGTGGTTGGGCGTTCCACCGTTCCCCGCGATGCGATCCTATTTCGGCTTACCTCATTGGTGATGCTTCTTCCGCTGCTGGCATGGTCGATCGCGGCGATGCTGGGACGCTGGGTGGTTTCCAGGGCGCTTCGCCCGGTTGCCGCAATGGCCGACCAAGCCCAAGCGATCACCGGGAAGGATTTTCAATCAAGGCTGACGCATAGTGATGCTGGCGACGAACTGACGGAGCTTGGGACGGCGTTCAATCGCTTGCTCGATCGACAGCAGTCGGCGTTCGAACAGCAGAGTCGGTTTACAGGCGATGCTGCTCACGAATTGCGGACGCCGATCACGGTATTGCTGGGCCAGATCGACGTGACATTGCGTCGCCCACGAAGCGAACACGAGTACCGAGCGAATTTGCAGTTATTGCGTAATCAAACTCAGTCGCTGCAAGAAATCGTCGAATCGTTATTGTTTCTTGCTCGCAGCAACGCCGATTCCGCTTCGCCGTCGCTACGAAATATCGCCCTGAAATCATGGCTGGAAAATCAAGCGGACACCTGGTCAGCCCACTCGCGATTCTCCGATCTGCAGCTTGAAAGTCGGCTTGAGGAATCCACATTGGTTCGTGCGACACCGGCGCTGCTGGGGCGAGTTGTCGACAATTTGGTATTCAACGCAATGAAATACGGCGAAGCGGGAACTCCCGTGGTCGTCCGCTCGTTTGAAAAAGATAGCCAAGCGGTCATTGAGGTGGGCGATTCAGGGCCAGGCATCGCCGAGCAAGACTTGCCATTACTCTTCGATCCATTTTTTCGGTCCAGCGAAGCTCGCCGTCGAGGAATCGCTGGCACCGGCCTGGGACTGGCAATCGCCAGCCGAATCACTGAAACGCTCGGTGGCAGCTTGGAATGTGCGAGCACTCTAGGCCAGGGCAGTTGCTTTACGCTCTGTTTGCCGGTCGCAAATTAG
- a CDS encoding PepSY domain-containing protein: MNASLLYSLAAVAMIPVGAISAVSAVGESPNRQVLSMVEIVQGLEKEGYGPFAELSRDDGRWEVEARKGNESLELTVDPLTGKVLSQHRDDPEQAPPAESMALSKLLQSVLDHGSYRNFEEVSFERRYWEIEIYKDGQKRELHVDPITAKVIADRIDD; encoded by the coding sequence ATGAATGCATCACTACTTTACTCGCTCGCCGCTGTGGCAATGATTCCCGTCGGCGCAATCTCTGCAGTCAGTGCGGTCGGCGAATCCCCCAACCGTCAAGTACTTTCGATGGTTGAAATCGTGCAGGGTTTGGAGAAAGAGGGTTATGGACCGTTCGCCGAGTTGTCGAGGGACGACGGCAGATGGGAAGTCGAGGCTCGCAAAGGAAACGAATCGTTGGAACTGACCGTTGACCCTCTCACTGGCAAGGTGCTTTCGCAGCACCGTGACGATCCGGAGCAAGCACCACCCGCCGAGTCGATGGCGTTGTCAAAATTGCTCCAGTCCGTTTTGGATCATGGCAGCTACAGGAACTTTGAGGAAGTCTCGTTTGAGCGGCGTTACTGGGAAATTGAAATTTACAAAGACGGACAAAAACGCGAATTGCACGTTGACCCCATAACCGCCAAAGTCATCGCCGATCGAATCGACGATTGA
- a CDS encoding RNA 2'-phosphotransferase produces MNKRLRRISKYLTYILRHEPHSIGLKLDEEGYLPIDELVEKANASGKTITADLIQQVLTRQDPPLFALSDDGTRIRARTL; encoded by the coding sequence ATGAACAAACGACTCCGCCGAATCAGCAAATACCTGACTTATATATTGCGACACGAACCCCATTCGATCGGTTTAAAACTGGACGAAGAGGGGTATCTTCCCATCGACGAATTGGTCGAAAAAGCCAATGCATCGGGCAAAACGATCACGGCGGACCTGATCCAACAGGTACTGACCCGGCAAGACCCACCTCTATTCGCCTTGAGCGACGATGGGACTCGCATCCGAGCCCGCACTCTTTAA
- a CDS encoding acetyltransferase produces the protein MPHFDVFNGDADGICALHQLRLAQPRESTLVTGVKRDINLLKRVHGQSGDTATVLDISLDKNRDDLMRLLGEGVRVEYFDHHFAGELPESPNLTAQIDTAGDVCTGLLVNRFLDGAYLPWAVTALFGDNLHDAARSAAAPLDLSESQLGQLETLGTLLNYNGYGSTIEDLYFSPDDLYRKIQPYADPFEFITSDTTFQTLRDGYESDMARAGSIDPVMETERCAVFSFPNESFSRRVSGVYSNQLARDNPHRAHALASLLPSGEFLVSVRAPLETKSGADDLCRQFPTGGGRKAAAGINQLPADQFQPFLDAMQKQFN, from the coding sequence GTGCCTCATTTCGATGTTTTTAATGGTGATGCGGATGGGATCTGTGCCCTCCATCAGCTTCGTCTCGCCCAGCCACGCGAAAGCACGTTAGTCACGGGGGTCAAACGCGACATCAATCTGCTGAAACGCGTCCATGGACAATCGGGCGACACGGCGACGGTGCTTGACATTTCGCTGGATAAAAATCGTGACGATCTGATGCGTCTTCTTGGCGAAGGCGTCCGCGTCGAGTATTTCGACCACCATTTTGCTGGCGAACTGCCGGAATCCCCGAACCTTACCGCACAGATTGATACCGCCGGAGACGTTTGCACGGGGCTGCTGGTCAATCGTTTCCTTGACGGTGCGTACCTTCCGTGGGCTGTGACCGCCTTGTTTGGCGACAACCTGCACGATGCGGCTCGGTCCGCCGCGGCTCCGCTTGATTTGAGTGAATCGCAACTGGGGCAGCTTGAAACGCTCGGCACGCTGTTGAACTACAACGGCTATGGAAGCACGATCGAGGACCTTTACTTTTCGCCGGATGATTTGTATCGCAAGATCCAACCCTACGCGGATCCGTTCGAATTCATCACTTCGGACACGACCTTTCAAACACTGCGTGACGGGTACGAGAGCGACATGGCACGTGCGGGGTCGATCGATCCGGTTATGGAAACCGAGCGTTGCGCTGTCTTCTCGTTCCCAAATGAATCGTTCTCGCGTCGCGTTAGTGGTGTCTACAGCAACCAATTGGCCCGCGACAACCCGCACCGCGCCCACGCGTTAGCCAGTTTGCTGCCATCGGGCGAATTCTTGGTCAGCGTCCGTGCACCGTTGGAAACCAAATCGGGTGCCGACGACCTGTGCCGACAATTCCCAACCGGCGGCGGACGCAAGGCGGCTGCAGGAATCAATCAGTTGCCGGCGGATCAGTTCCAGCCGTTTCTTGACGCAATGCAAAAGCAATTCAATTGA
- a CDS encoding MarC family protein, which yields MNEQIQAIATVLSLMNPAICAAMFTAAETERSLGEKVSDATKASLAILVILSIAALVGTQLLHMFGISLDAFMVAGGGVLAWMGFSMLNRHPDADASNSPRSLTPLILFAASPGTITGVITLSAAHTQLKLPVTALVSIAVSTLCTWLVMLLAARFAGSQNQGGFLRDTMTRFMGLIVLAMGVQFALTGFHAFANAATAPG from the coding sequence ATGAATGAGCAAATTCAAGCTATCGCAACCGTGCTTTCGTTGATGAACCCTGCGATCTGTGCAGCGATGTTTACTGCGGCAGAAACAGAACGATCCCTTGGCGAAAAGGTGTCCGACGCCACCAAGGCATCACTGGCTATCCTTGTGATCCTCTCGATCGCTGCTTTAGTCGGAACGCAGTTGCTGCATATGTTTGGCATTTCCCTGGATGCCTTCATGGTCGCGGGGGGCGGTGTGCTGGCGTGGATGGGATTCTCCATGCTCAATCGTCACCCCGATGCAGACGCCTCTAATTCGCCTCGGTCACTGACACCCTTGATCCTGTTTGCGGCAAGTCCGGGCACGATTACCGGGGTCATCACCCTTTCGGCCGCACACACACAATTGAAACTTCCGGTCACCGCCCTGGTGTCGATTGCCGTTTCGACCCTCTGCACTTGGTTAGTGATGCTGCTGGCTGCCCGCTTCGCAGGTTCCCAAAATCAGGGCGGATTCCTGCGGGACACCATGACACGCTTCATGGGATTGATCGTCCTGGCGATGGGCGTGCAGTTTGCACTAACCGGTTTTCATGCATTCGCGAACGCAGCAACAGCGCCCGGTTAA
- a CDS encoding APC family permease: MPSSNEPKLGTFSTLSIGIGGMVGGGIFAVTGLTITVTKGGAPIAFLIAGIVALLTSYSYLKLTLRYPGVGGTVDFLNRAFGNGIFTGAANILLLLSYVVLVAVYAYAFGSYGACFFPEADRPFWTHTLISGVIVGLVGVNALGGSLVVRAENVFNIVKILLLAGFIVAGLATPMEWSRLGTEHYVSPMGLVAGAMLIFLNYEGFELIANASKDVANPKRSLPIAYLGGVLIVIAIYMLIVIVVVGHLSFADVAQDSDTALSVAAQDVLGRTGYIAIAIAALLATSSAINATFYSTGRLAYIIAKTGELPSELKRSFRGQHLEGTLITAVLALVVANFVPLDAIATMGSAGFLLLFLAVNVANLHLAGQTNSYAWLSGLAALSTLIAMILLCIKVDENPATRNHLWILVGMIVVSLAIEIVYRGVTGRKIQLRRVPTSSDVNEVG; encoded by the coding sequence GTGCCGTCTAGCAACGAGCCCAAACTCGGTACCTTTTCCACGCTATCCATCGGCATCGGCGGAATGGTGGGGGGTGGAATTTTCGCGGTCACCGGACTGACGATCACCGTCACCAAAGGTGGCGCACCGATCGCGTTCTTGATCGCTGGGATCGTGGCGTTGTTGACCAGTTACTCGTATCTAAAACTGACGCTGAGGTATCCCGGCGTAGGCGGTACGGTCGATTTCCTCAACCGGGCTTTCGGCAACGGCATCTTTACCGGAGCAGCGAACATCCTGTTGCTGCTCAGTTACGTCGTGCTGGTCGCCGTTTATGCCTATGCCTTCGGCAGTTACGGAGCTTGCTTCTTCCCAGAGGCCGATCGACCTTTCTGGACTCACACGCTGATCAGCGGCGTGATCGTTGGCTTGGTAGGCGTCAACGCCTTGGGGGGAAGCTTGGTCGTCCGAGCGGAAAATGTTTTCAATATCGTTAAGATCTTGCTTCTGGCCGGCTTCATCGTGGCCGGCCTGGCCACTCCAATGGAATGGAGTCGACTGGGGACGGAGCACTACGTATCGCCGATGGGTTTAGTCGCCGGAGCGATGCTAATTTTCTTGAACTACGAAGGCTTTGAACTGATTGCCAACGCCTCCAAGGATGTGGCCAATCCCAAACGCTCACTGCCGATCGCCTATCTAGGCGGCGTCCTTATCGTGATCGCGATATATATGCTGATTGTGATAGTGGTTGTCGGCCACCTTAGTTTCGCGGATGTGGCCCAGGACAGCGACACCGCACTTTCCGTCGCTGCACAGGACGTGCTGGGAAGGACCGGATACATCGCCATTGCGATTGCCGCATTGCTGGCGACCAGTTCGGCGATCAACGCCACGTTCTACAGCACTGGAAGATTGGCATACATCATCGCGAAGACGGGTGAACTGCCGTCGGAACTGAAGCGATCGTTTCGAGGCCAACACTTGGAAGGAACACTGATCACCGCGGTTCTGGCATTGGTCGTCGCGAACTTTGTGCCCTTAGATGCGATCGCGACGATGGGCAGTGCCGGTTTTCTATTGTTGTTCTTGGCTGTCAACGTGGCCAACTTGCATTTAGCTGGACAGACCAACAGCTACGCGTGGTTGTCCGGGCTAGCGGCGCTCAGTACGCTGATTGCTATGATTTTGCTGTGTATTAAGGTCGACGAGAATCCGGCGACTCGAAACCATCTGTGGATCTTGGTGGGCATGATCGTCGTTTCGTTGGCAATTGAGATCGTCTACCGCGGCGTCACCGGACGGAAAATTCAGCTGAGAAGGGTGCCTACTTCCAGCGATGTAAACGAAGTTGGCTAA
- a CDS encoding AI-2E family transporter, whose product MSSDPSNLTAQSPRSIVQQNWWHKPLIWGVFLVLLYTLREFFLIGFLTFLFCFVVRSMVGLITRHLATHRIHDRRLDLLLTLAIFLCLCLSLYGLGRFFVPPLIHEGKSLLVQMKDTSAVQVQNTLLANTVGTWNFDHQFGTPADQRYQEGLRQFRAAGRSGVGLYQEFPKLDSRLKAEFEVNYEKAQVLHLQSQETGASVPFQKWFMEFKAPDIFDAKHDYYVSRWQATQASEENTDEPAPPSQPTDSESYRDERIRQRIWADVNADPVLLAQLRSEWAQAMSTQKWAEFRESPAYQAQFKQFYETQFADDSNNIPIDYTYFQTLAAAYPQGKQAFLQAVDQHDQTAEESPAHQRFDFESATKLELGQQWWATSPTADWVRDHATEDGPKILEAGVNRIDQGLSHLLRIPIQIGTALLLSIFMLFEWQGVKSGVASIRNTRLRSIYDEIAPGVIALGKLIGKTFQGQVIIAVINACLTLLALWLIGVEYKFILALVVFLFSFIPVAGVILSGIPLCGMAILQPGGSLLMAVQVIGAIAIIHLIEGMILSPRIIGKIGHLHPVLVIAILLIAEHFFGMWGLVLGVPVAIYLIRVVLLDSPIPGIYEPDHSPKTSEA is encoded by the coding sequence ATGTCCAGCGATCCATCGAATCTTACCGCCCAGTCACCTCGATCAATTGTTCAGCAGAACTGGTGGCACAAGCCACTGATCTGGGGTGTGTTCCTGGTGCTGCTCTACACGCTGCGAGAGTTCTTTCTGATTGGATTTTTGACGTTTTTGTTTTGCTTCGTTGTCCGCAGCATGGTGGGGTTAATAACCCGCCACCTCGCGACTCATCGCATTCATGACCGCAGGCTTGATTTGCTGCTGACGCTGGCCATTTTTTTGTGTCTGTGTTTGTCGCTGTACGGACTTGGGCGGTTCTTTGTGCCTCCGCTGATACACGAAGGGAAGAGCCTGCTCGTACAGATGAAAGACACCAGTGCCGTCCAGGTGCAAAACACTCTGTTGGCCAATACGGTCGGAACATGGAATTTCGATCACCAGTTTGGTACCCCCGCTGACCAACGCTATCAGGAAGGACTCCGCCAGTTCCGCGCTGCTGGCCGCAGCGGTGTAGGGCTGTACCAAGAATTCCCTAAACTTGACTCAAGGCTCAAAGCCGAATTTGAAGTCAACTACGAAAAGGCTCAAGTGCTTCACTTACAGTCCCAAGAGACCGGGGCGAGTGTGCCGTTTCAAAAATGGTTCATGGAATTCAAAGCACCAGATATTTTCGATGCAAAACACGACTACTACGTTTCGCGCTGGCAAGCGACTCAAGCGTCTGAAGAAAATACGGATGAACCAGCACCCCCATCGCAGCCGACCGATTCTGAATCTTACCGTGACGAACGAATCCGGCAGCGAATCTGGGCCGACGTCAACGCCGATCCTGTGCTGCTAGCGCAACTCAGGAGCGAGTGGGCACAAGCGATGTCGACTCAGAAATGGGCAGAGTTTCGCGAATCTCCTGCATACCAAGCTCAATTCAAACAGTTCTACGAAACGCAATTTGCCGACGACTCCAACAACATACCGATCGACTACACCTACTTTCAAACTTTGGCAGCGGCCTACCCGCAGGGGAAGCAAGCCTTCTTGCAAGCGGTTGACCAGCACGACCAGACCGCCGAGGAGTCACCGGCGCACCAGCGATTCGATTTTGAATCGGCAACAAAACTAGAACTGGGGCAGCAGTGGTGGGCCACCAGCCCTACAGCGGACTGGGTGCGCGACCATGCAACCGAAGACGGCCCCAAGATACTCGAAGCAGGTGTGAATCGAATCGATCAAGGACTCAGCCACTTATTAAGAATCCCGATCCAGATCGGTACCGCACTGCTGTTGTCCATTTTCATGTTGTTTGAATGGCAGGGCGTGAAGTCGGGCGTGGCCAGCATTCGAAACACACGGTTGCGATCGATCTATGATGAAATTGCGCCGGGGGTTATCGCACTGGGCAAGCTGATCGGCAAAACGTTTCAGGGACAAGTGATCATTGCAGTGATCAACGCATGCCTGACACTGTTGGCCCTGTGGCTGATCGGCGTCGAGTACAAATTCATCCTTGCATTGGTCGTGTTTCTGTTCAGTTTCATTCCTGTGGCAGGAGTGATTTTGTCGGGCATTCCACTTTGTGGGATGGCCATTCTGCAACCTGGCGGATCGCTGTTAATGGCGGTGCAGGTGATCGGGGCCATCGCGATCATTCACTTGATCGAAGGGATGATCTTGTCACCGCGGATCATTGGCAAAATCGGCCATCTGCATCCCGTACTGGTGATTGCCATCTTGTTGATCGCTGAACACTTCTTCGGCATGTGGGGATTGGTGTTGGGCGTACCGGTAGCCATCTACTTGATCCGAGTAGTACTGCTGGATTCGCCCATTCCCGGAATCTACGAACCTGACCACAGTCCCAAAACCAGCGAAGCGTAG